GGAGGGATGATGAGGAGGGAGGACTACTACGAGCTAGGGCGCGTCGTTAAGGAGTACGCTGAGAGGAAATGCTACGGTAGGAGGTTCGCGGCGCTTGAAGGAGGGTATAATCACGAGGTCCTAGGGAGGGACGTGAGGGCCTTCCTAGAGGGGATGGGCTAGCCGCCGGCCCCTCACCTTATATAGCGAGCAGGGCTGCGTACTACATGGTAGTGCTTAACGCTTAAGCACCTCGAGGACCTCGCTCCAGCTAATAACGCCTTCGCGGATAAGCTTAGGCTCGCTGCTAGATAGATCGACTACCGTAGAGGGGAGGCCGTGCGGAGCTGGGCCTGCGTCTATCGCTAAGTCTACGGCGCCCCCTATTTGGGCGAGGGCCTCCTCAACGGTTTTTGGCGGGGGCAGGCCTGAGATGTTGGCGCTAGTCCCGATTAAGGCCCCCCCGCAGGCGTCGATTAGCCTAAGCGCCACGGAGTGGTTTGGCATCCTAACGCCAAGGGAGTTTAAGCCAGCCGTCACTCGGCTAGGAACCGTGCCGCGGCTCGGGAGGACTATGGTCAGGGCGCCCGGCCAGAAGCGCTTCATGAGGGCCGCGGCCTCCTCACTAACATAGACTAGGCGCCTCGCAGCCTTAACGCTCGATACTAAGACGGGCATAGGCTTACTCTCCCTACGCTTAGCCTCGAAGGCCTTTTCCACCGCGGCTTCGTTAAACGGGTCGGCCCCGAGCCCGTAGACAGTGTCCGTTGGGTAGACGACGAGCCCCCCGGACTTAATCACTAGCGAGGCCTCAGCCACGGCTTCATCTAAGCTAACCAATCCGAGCTTCAAGACCTTAGCCATAGACGCGGCACGCCCTACGGCTTAGGCTTCGTCCTAGGCGGCCTAGCATAGCTATGAGCGGGGCCTGTAAAAAGCATTACTCAGCGCTTAGCTAAGCCTCGAGGATAATTGGGGGGCTCTTATCTGTAAGCTAGGAGGGGCCT
The nucleotide sequence above comes from Candidatus Nezhaarchaeota archaeon. Encoded proteins:
- a CDS encoding L-threonylcarbamoyladenylate synthase, giving the protein MAKVLKLGLVSLDEAVAEASLVIKSGGLVVYPTDTVYGLGADPFNEAAVEKAFEAKRRESKPMPVLVSSVKAARRLVYVSEEAAALMKRFWPGALTIVLPSRGTVPSRVTAGLNSLGVRMPNHSVALRLIDACGGALIGTSANISGLPPPKTVEEALAQIGGAVDLAIDAGPAPHGLPSTVVDLSSSEPKLIREGVISWSEVLEVLKR